Proteins from a genomic interval of Lycium ferocissimum isolate CSIRO_LF1 chromosome 2, AGI_CSIRO_Lferr_CH_V1, whole genome shotgun sequence:
- the LOC132038005 gene encoding putative glucose-6-phosphate 1-epimerase has translation MSSNIIPDTDGSPSRIVLKEHTGSTAEVLFQGGQVVSWKNERREELLFRSNKTLWKPPKAIRGGIPISFPQFGIFGSLERHGFARNRVWSLDDSPSPLPAANSQSTVDLILKSTEEDLKTWPHRFELRLRISVSAGKLTLIPRVRNIDNKPFSFTFSLRNYLSVSDISEVRVEGLETLDYFENLQQGERYTEQADAITFDSEIDRVYLSTPTKIAIIDHEKKRTYVLQKEGMADAVVWNPWDKKAKSLPDLGDEDYKKMLCVDSAAVETPIILKPSEEWKGRQELSTVSSSYCSGQLDPRRVLYGLT, from the exons ATGTCGTCGAATATAATTCCCGACACTGATGGATCGCCTTCCAGAATTGTATTGAAGGAGCATACTGGATCAACTGCTgag GTGCTTTTTCAGGGAGGGCAGGTTGTTTCTTGGAAGAATGAACGAAGAGAAGAACTGCTGTTCAGGAGTAATAAG ACCCTGTGGAAACCTCCTAAAGCCATCAGAGGCGGAATACCTATCAGCTTCCCACAG TTTGGAATTTTTGGTTCTTTAGAGCGACATGGTTTTGCAAGAAACAGAGTTTGGTCATTGGACGATTCTCCTTCTCCTCTACCTGCAGCAAACAGTCAGTCAACTGTGGATCTCATCTTGAAATCCACAGAAGAGGATCTGAAGACTTGGCCTCATAG GTTTGAGCTGCGGCTACGTATTTCTGTCAGTGCTGGCAAGCTGACTTTGATCCCTCGTGTGAGGAATATAGATAACAAGCCATTCTCATTCACGTTCTCACTGCGCAATTATTTATCTGTTTCTGATATCAG TGAAGTGCGGGTTGAGGGCTTGGAGACACTTGACTACTTCGAGAATTTGCAGCAGGGTGAAAGGTACACAGAGCAGGCAGATGCAATTACATTTGATAGTGAG ATTGATAGGGTATATCTGAGCACACCAACAAAAATTGCCATAATAGACCATGAGAAGAAGAGAACTTATGTCCTTCAGAAAGAAGGAATGGCAGATGCTG TTGTTTGGAATCCTTGGGACAAAAAGGCCAAGTCTCTCCCCGATTTAGGTGATGAAGATTACAAGAAGATGCTATGTGTGGATTCTGCTGCTGTTGAAACTCCGATTATCTTAAAACCCTCTGAGGAGTGGAAGGGGCGGCAAGAGCTTTCTACTGTATCGTCAAGTTACTGCAGTGGGCAATTGGACCCTAGGAGAGTTCTTTATGGCCTTACCTAA
- the LOC132038013 gene encoding chalcone isomerase-like protein 1 has translation MPTTMEDATSKIEAVEIDPKSGLALKSTMDKEKASEGEPKTTETTQEKPNGAKSEVEKNGKSDPEKEPNGATFKEEEVPVEVEPKTGISFAVRLEDGKQLKAIGLRKKSMLGMGIKIYGFGIYADNEKLKDLMQSKIGKAPSKQTKEMFQMVIDSDLGMMARLVIVFSNLTMSMVRKNFDEGLGAAIKKLTGGKNDELTKKIMGEASDDIKLTSGSVIEISRLPGYVLQTKVKGEIVSKVESELLCRAFIYMYLGDDPFDKEAKEKFGASMLSLF, from the exons ATGCCGACCACCATGGAAGATGCCACTTCCAAGATTGAGGCAGTTGAAATCGACCCCAAGAGCGGTCTTGCTTTAAAGTCAACAATGGACAAGGAGAAGGCAAGCGAAGGTGAACCAAAGACTACAGAAACAACACAAGAGAAGCCTAATGGAGCCAAAAGTGAAGTGGAAAAGAACGGGAAAAGTGATCCGGAGAAAGAACCTAATGGTGCTACTTTCAAAGAGGAGGAAGTTCCAGTCGAGGTTGAGCCTAAAACTGGAATCTCTTTTGCTGTCAGACTTGAAGATGGGAAGCAGTTGAAAGCTATAGGTTTAAGGAAGAAGAGCATGCTTGGCATGGGCATTAAAATCTATGGCTTTG GAATATATGCAGACAATGAGAAATTGAAAGACCTTATGCAGTCCAAGATAGGGAAAGCACCATCAAaacaaacaaaggaaatgttccAAATGGTGATTGATAGTGATTTAGGAATGATGGCGCGGTTGGTAATTGTTTTCTCTAACCTGACCATGAGCATGGTAAGAAAGAACTTTGACGAAGGCCTCGGAGCTGCCATAAAGAAACTCACTGGTGGGAAGAACGATGAGCTCACAAAGAA GATCATGGGTGAAGCATCTGATGACATAAAGCTGACTTCTGGTTCTGTAATTGAGATTTCACGACTCCCAGGATATGTTCTTCAGACCAAAG TAAAGGGTGAGATTGTGAGCAAGGTGGAAAGTGAACTGCTCTGCAGGGCCTTCATCTACATGTATTTAGGTGATGATCCCTTTGACAAAGAAGCCAAGGAGAAGTTCGGGGCATCCATGCTCTCTCTGTTCTAA